The Spirulina subsalsa PCC 9445 region CCAATAGGGCGAAAACCGATTCAATAACCACTGAACCGACTGGAGATAATAGTTTTCCCGCACAAGAGGGGAGGACTCGGATCTCTGCCGAGTCTGTTTTCTAGGTGTTTTAGTTGATTTAGACATCATTGAAGACACTTCTCAAAATTCTGGCACGTTCTGGTAACGGATTTGAACAGAAAGGCAGGTTCAGAGTCACTCCCCGAGGGGAGAGTTGTCCCATACTGTTCAAGTCCTAATCAACTCAAGTCCTAATCGACGTTTAGGCAGCTTCTGACTATCCTTTAGGAAGGAGCGCAATGGACAGATAACAGACGGATTAACCCCCATCCTATGGACTCTGAACTTATACAATTAACTGATTTAATATGTCAAAGTTTTGTCCCAAAGTCTAGTCTTATATCCTAATTTCTGGTTCTTCTAAAGATTTAGATTATCTTTGGAGTTTTCCCTAATCTAGACATAAATCTCTCAATACTCTAGCTTTTTGCCCGGTTTTGCTGTATCTTTAAATACATTTTTACGCCGATAGAGGATAATTAAAAATTAGGAATTGGGACTGGGGAATGGGGGGGTTTCGGAAGTCATGAACCATGACTTCCGAAAAATTACTGATGGTTTGTTTTCCCTACTTAACCGGGATAAACATTCCAAGCGCGCCAAAAAAAGTAAAGGGATAAAAGGGCTAAAAGGGAACGAAAACAAAGATCAACCACTCGATCGGGGAGGCGGGGTAAAAACCGGGTGCTAATCTGTGCGCCGATTAACCCACCAGTCCCTAATAATAGGCCGGGAATCCATAACACATTGCCATAGTAAGCATGACCTAAACAGGCGGAAAAGGTGGTAATGACAATGACTCCTAGGCTAGTTTGAATGGCAATTTTAATCGGTTCTCCTAGTAACAAAATTTGGAAGGGAACCATGATCACCCCGCCGCCGATGCCGAATAAGCCCGCAAGGAGTCCGGCGGCGGCCCCTGTGCCTAAACGGGCAACGAGGGGGGAAATCCGGGGGGTGATTCTCTGATCGGGGGCTTGTTGAACCAGTTTTTTGCGGAGGGTGACAAGGTAGATATTGAGCCAGAGGAGAGCGCCAAAGGCGGCAAGGAGGAGGTAGGGGGCAATGCGATCGCCAATAAATACCCCCAGTTGGGCGGTGATTAAAGCGGGGCCTTCTAAGGCTAAGACGCGGCGGAAATCGAGGTACCCCATGCGCCAATTTTGGATACTGCCGGAGGTGGACGTTAAGAGAATGGCGAGGGTACTGGTGGCGGTGGCTTGGACGGGCTGGTAATTTAAAGCGACGAGGATGGGAACGAGAATCACACCCCCCCCAATGCCCAACAATCCGGCTAATAGTCCTGAGAGTAAGCCCCCCAAAAGCAGAAGCAAGCTATGATCTAGCATCCCGTTGAGTTCTCCTGTGTTCCTTCTAATGGTGCATTTGCCCAAGGGCAAGAATGCGATACAATGCCCGAACAGTCCTAGATTAAAACCCTATTTTTTGCTGCCGCCATGAAGGATTTTTGGGAAAACGTCTCACGCTATCCTCGCTACTTTATCACCTTTACGTTAGGGATCTTTTTCTCCATTTTTGGCTGGTTAAAGCCCTTGTTGAAAAATCCGGTTAGTGCGATCGCCCTTTTCGGGATTGTTTTTGGGGGGGGGATGTTTGTCCTGCTCACCCTACGGGGAATGTTAGGACTAGGTGGGGTCTAGGATCGAGGGGACTCGTCCCTTTTTGCCGGGGATTGTGTCACACTAGAAACGGGTTATTGTGGCTCTTAAATGGCAATCAGCCCCCAGTCGGAAGTGAGGGAACAACACCCCCTAGACCCACCAACCACTTAACCCCAGCATTGATTCTTTCAAGAGGACTAAAATTATGGCTACCAGTCGTCGTGTTTCTCGCGTTTCCTCGCTGATTAAACGCGAAGTTAGCCAGTTATTATTTAATGGCATCAAAGATGACCGTGTAGGAGCAGGCATGGTCAGCGTCACCGATGTAGATGTGTCGGGGGACTTACAACACGCCAAGATTTTTGTCAGTATTTACGGCACCGACGAAGCTAGGGCCGAAACGATGGCGGGGTTAAAATCCTCCACCAGTTACGTCCGCCGGGAACTGGGACACCGCATCCGTTTAAGACGAACTCCAGAGGTGATTTTTCTCGAAGATCGTTCCATTGAACGGGGAGATCGGATGTTGAATTTACTCAACCAGATTAATCAAAATCACCCCGAAGAGGAGTTTGAGGCGGAATTTGAGGAGGGCGACGAGTGGGGTGAGGAGGAATAATGCCCCACCCTTCCCTGATTGAACAAATTGGACAGATGATCGTGGTGCGGGCTTCTGGTCATTGGTTTGACCAACAAATCCGTTACCCCATCTGGGAAGCCACCGCCGCCCAGTTAGAAGATTGGTTAAGCCGTCTCAATGTGGGCGGTGTGATTTTGTTAGGGGGGACGGCGGTAGAGTTGGCTGTGCGATCGCAACAACTCCAAGCCTGGGCGAAAACCCCCCTACTCTTGGCGGCGGATATTGAGGAAGGAGTCGGCCATCGGTTCCCCGGTGCGACGTGGTTTCCTCCCCCCATGACCCTCAGCGCCATCCCCGATCCCCAGTTCGCTCAAAACTATGCCCGCCAAATGGGGAAAATCACCGCCCAAGAAGCCGTCGCCTTGGGCTTAAATTGGCTTCTTGGCCCGGTGGTAGATGTGAATAATAACCCCGAGAATCCGGTGATTAATGTCCGGGCATTTGGGCAAACTCGGGAACAGGTGGAAGCCCTGACCTCGGCCTTTATCGCCGGGTGTCAAGAGTACCCCATTTTGACCACCGCCAAGCACTTCCCCGGTCACGGCGACACCGCGATGGACTCCCATATTACCCTGCCCGTCCTCCCCCACAGTGCCGAACGTTTGGCCGAGTTGGAACTTCCCCCCTTCCAGCGCGCCATCGCGGCCGGAGTTGATGCCGTGATGACCGCTCATCTCCTGATTCCCGCCTGGGATACCGAGTCCCCCGCCACCCTCTCTGGGCCTATCCTCACGGGTCAATTGCGGCACAAACTGGGCTTTGAAGGGTTGATCGTCACTGATGCCCTGGTCATGGCGGGTGTAGCCCAATTTGCCGCCGCCGAGGAGGTTTGTATTCGGGCCGTGGAGGCCGGAGCCGATATCCTCCTGATGCCCCCCCATCCAGAAATCGCCCTCGCTGGGATTTTGCGCGCCGTTGAAGGGGGACGAATTACTCCCAGTCGCATTCAAGAGTCTTGGCAGCGCATTCAACGAGCGAAGGAAAAACTGGGGTTATTTTCCCCCCCCAAGGCTCAGGGGGCGGGAATTTCCCTAGATTTAAGCCTCGTAGCCACCCCCGAAGCAACGGCAACGGTGGAAGAAATTCTACGGGAGTCTATGCAGTGGGGGGGAGATTTACCCTATAACGTGCCGCCCATTCCTCATGGCGGGCTGAATTTGTTGTTAGTGGGCGATCGCTTTAAGTGTCAGGATATCCTCACCGAACAAGCCCCCGCCATTGTTGCGCCCCGACGCTTAGGTTATAGTCCCTACTGTGTGGATCAGGAACTTTTGTCTACCTTCTCTTGTCCAGAAGATATCCCCCTGATTTTACAGGTGTTTATTCGGGGTAATCCGTTCCGAGGCCATGCGGGCTTAACCCCAAAAATCGAGGAATTATTGAAAAGATTGTTAAGAAACCAGCAAATTAAAGCCCTGGCTCTTTACGGTAGTCCGTATCTGCTCGATTGGTTTCATCACCACCAGCCCTCCGATTTACCCTGGGTCTTTTCCTATGGTCAGATGCCCCTAGCCCAAGGTTTAGCTTGTAACATTTTATTAAGTGCTAAAGCATCCGTTGGACAAGAGATTCAGGCGTTTATATAACTTCTGTTAATGAGTCGATTCTCAGATTTCTGAGTCCCCAACTCCTAGACAGCAAACATCTAGACGCTAAACCTAGAAACTGGTGCGCCCCCTTTTACGCAGAATAAATTGTCGAGACTTACAGGCAGAATTCTGAATTCCCAAGGTTTTGTTATTCTTATCTGGGTATCCAATGAATCTGTAACTCTCTATACTGAATAAGAACGAAGATCCCGCTAGGGGTGATTCGCTACTCACACAAAAGCTCGATATTAGGTAACATCAACCATGACTGTCAACACCTTACCGCTCGTCCCGCAAACTGCACCCATCCGCTACTCTATTGATTTGCTCCAAGAAGAAGCCCGTCAATTAGTAGATCAGGGATATGTTAGCCGCCAACAACCGATTTATGTGTTGTGCCAATACATTCCGGCTCGGGAATGGGTTGGTGTGGAATATGAGTTAGAACAGTGTGATTACTTGCTGCGCGATCGCATTGGCGATTTAATTGGCGCGGAAAAATGGGAAAACGATTAATTCAGGTTTTCGTTTAAGGTTCAGTTCAGATATTCTGATTTAATCTAAGCTGGCTAGTTCCTTTAACTCTGCATTTTGACCCATTCAACCCTATAACCAAACGAACAGCTAACCGAATAATCGACGAGTAATGTTTTGTTCTAAAAACGAGCCTATTGCTCCGATTTGTGATCTAGCATTACTGGTTTTGATTTTACTGGTTTTGGTTTTTTTCGGATTGTGATTGTTGTATTTCGTGCAGGAATTTCAAACCGGAAGATTTAAAAGTCCAACATTTAAAAGCCATTTCTTGAATCCCCCTTGAAAGACTAATTTACTTCAAGACTAATTTACTTCAGGATTAATCATTAAACCCGTCTGGAAGATTCGACCCAGATATTAGGTTTTCTCATCTCAGCGCTCGCTCAGGTTATAAGAAGACTAGCCAACAAGATTAGCTAACAAAATGGCGCTTCTAGTCCCTATTGTTCTAGAAACAGATTCACGTCTTCAATTAAGCGAGTGAGTTCCGCTTCTGCCGTCAGGCGAATCCGATCATCTCGGACTGTAACCAACACCTTAGCCGCGAAAGGACTAGGGTAAATATTGGGATTGCAGAACAATTCCAGAAACACATCACCCGTATAGCGATAGTCTAGAGAGGGTTGGGGGCTAGGTCTTTGACCCGCGCTTGACCCTTGACTGGCGATCGCCTTTAACCGTTGCACCAACTCAGCCACCTGCCCCTGCAAGTCTTGGGCAGACTCACGGGAAAAGCTAAATGAAACAGAACCTTGGCTTAGGTTAAGGGTGAGAGGAGTCATTTTTAACGGAAGTTAACAAAAGGGAAGTAGAAACTTAAGGTAAATATGTAGTTTCCGTGAACTACCCCACCCTGCCTAGGCGCGAGGATGGAGCTTCCTGATTCAATGGGAAGTGCTTTCTATACCGAAATATAGCGAGTCTTATCTTCCCTCCCCAGGCAGAAGTCCTAGTTCCTAAGACCCAAATTTTCTCTTGCAACACAGCCCTTTTTAGCTTGGTTTTCGCTTTGGGAGTTAGTGGTCAAGATATATTGATTTTATCATGGATTCGCTGTCGCTCAGTATATTGCTGGGTTGCTATCCATCCCCTCCCTGCAAGCGAGGAAGGGGAATTGCGCAACATTTTTGTTAAAGAATTTACCAGACAAGGGGACAGATTGGAAGTTTTTTCAAAAAAAAAGTCAGACCACTCCCCCCCATCTTGTTCCCCCACATATTCCCCCCGTCTTGTTCCCCCCTTCCAAAGGGGGGCTAGGGGGGATAAGTCCATAATTTCCCCACTCTTCCCTCTTCCCCGACACCCGACACCCGACACAAGATTGCCCCTCCCCTCAGACGCACCCCCTACAAACCCCTACAATGTAGGGTTGTATTGCATCAACCCTGTTTCCTCTTGTCCAATCATGCTCAAAGACAACCGAAAAACCGTTAATCGGGTTTTAGTGATTACCTTAATCCTAAATATTATTGTCATGACCATTAAAGGAGTCGTGGGGATTCTAACCGGTTCCCTCAGCTTACAGGCCGACGCGCTGCACAGTGTCACCGATGGGGCCAATAATATATTAGGATTAGTCGCCACCCGCTTCTCCTCCCCTTACCCAGACCG contains the following coding sequences:
- a CDS encoding glycoside hydrolase family 3 N-terminal domain-containing protein; amino-acid sequence: MPHPSLIEQIGQMIVVRASGHWFDQQIRYPIWEATAAQLEDWLSRLNVGGVILLGGTAVELAVRSQQLQAWAKTPLLLAADIEEGVGHRFPGATWFPPPMTLSAIPDPQFAQNYARQMGKITAQEAVALGLNWLLGPVVDVNNNPENPVINVRAFGQTREQVEALTSAFIAGCQEYPILTTAKHFPGHGDTAMDSHITLPVLPHSAERLAELELPPFQRAIAAGVDAVMTAHLLIPAWDTESPATLSGPILTGQLRHKLGFEGLIVTDALVMAGVAQFAAAEEVCIRAVEAGADILLMPPHPEIALAGILRAVEGGRITPSRIQESWQRIQRAKEKLGLFSPPKAQGAGISLDLSLVATPEATATVEEILRESMQWGGDLPYNVPPIPHGGLNLLLVGDRFKCQDILTEQAPAIVAPRRLGYSPYCVDQELLSTFSCPEDIPLILQVFIRGNPFRGHAGLTPKIEELLKRLLRNQQIKALALYGSPYLLDWFHHHQPSDLPWVFSYGQMPLAQGLACNILLSAKASVGQEIQAFI
- a CDS encoding DUF4327 family protein yields the protein MTVNTLPLVPQTAPIRYSIDLLQEEARQLVDQGYVSRQQPIYVLCQYIPAREWVGVEYELEQCDYLLRDRIGDLIGAEKWEND
- a CDS encoding DUF751 family protein, with product MKDFWENVSRYPRYFITFTLGIFFSIFGWLKPLLKNPVSAIALFGIVFGGGMFVLLTLRGMLGLGGV
- the rbfA gene encoding 30S ribosome-binding factor RbfA, which produces MATSRRVSRVSSLIKREVSQLLFNGIKDDRVGAGMVSVTDVDVSGDLQHAKIFVSIYGTDEARAETMAGLKSSTSYVRRELGHRIRLRRTPEVIFLEDRSIERGDRMLNLLNQINQNHPEEEFEAEFEEGDEWGEEE
- a CDS encoding sulfite exporter TauE/SafE family protein, with product MLDHSLLLLLGGLLSGLLAGLLGIGGGVILVPILVALNYQPVQATATSTLAILLTSTSGSIQNWRMGYLDFRRVLALEGPALITAQLGVFIGDRIAPYLLLAAFGALLWLNIYLVTLRKKLVQQAPDQRITPRISPLVARLGTGAAAGLLAGLFGIGGGVIMVPFQILLLGEPIKIAIQTSLGVIVITTFSACLGHAYYGNVLWIPGLLLGTGGLIGAQISTRFLPRLPDRVVDLCFRSLLALLSLYFFWRAWNVYPG